A single genomic interval of Candidatus Bipolaricaulis anaerobius harbors:
- a CDS encoding TrkH family potassium uptake protein, translated as MRTNDLPIVLRDVGLLALVVGAMAVGSFPVAVVFGEGYALGPLGATALASLGVWALLYLPFRRAPEAQLKHGLVAAAVGWLVVATLGALPLWLVSIGPGSGVLPYTDPASAFFESVSGFTGTGLTMALRPDLLPRTLQWWRSFTEWVGGMGVIVLMITLIAGPGMTAANLYFAEAHGEKIHPSVISTVRTMWWIFLLYTFLAIAGLWGAGMPLWDAVNHGMTGIATGGFSIWPDGIGHYHSVAIEIVVILAMLLGAISFVVHYHVLQHGPRVLSSDVQTRALLLLTAGGALLVGGMQLGRAPMGTAFREGTFQFASALTCTGFQTVPLDGWSDIAKLVLTVGMVIGGAAGSTAGGIKVMRFLFLVRGASWQLKRLARSPDALIPLRIGHQALPELTAYRRISEAGVLAMLWMAFLFMGVLLVGWFVPGFRLADLLFEVASAQGNVGLSVGITNPGMPLLAKLVLCFNMWVGRLEIIPVLMLFRSLVSRRI; from the coding sequence ATGAGAACGAACGATCTCCCGATCGTCCTCCGGGACGTGGGGCTCCTGGCGCTGGTGGTCGGGGCGATGGCGGTGGGGTCGTTCCCCGTGGCGGTCGTGTTCGGGGAAGGCTACGCCCTGGGGCCGCTGGGGGCGACCGCCCTCGCTTCCCTCGGGGTCTGGGCGCTCCTCTACCTCCCGTTCCGCCGGGCGCCCGAGGCACAGCTCAAGCACGGGCTCGTCGCCGCTGCGGTGGGGTGGCTCGTCGTGGCCACGCTGGGTGCGCTTCCGTTGTGGCTCGTGTCCATCGGCCCCGGTAGCGGAGTCCTCCCCTACACCGACCCAGCGAGCGCGTTCTTCGAGAGCGTATCCGGATTCACTGGCACCGGCCTCACGATGGCCCTGCGGCCGGACCTCCTCCCCCGGACCCTCCAATGGTGGCGGTCGTTCACAGAATGGGTGGGGGGGATGGGGGTGATCGTCCTCATGATCACCCTCATCGCGGGCCCCGGGATGACCGCCGCCAACCTGTACTTCGCCGAAGCCCACGGAGAGAAGATCCATCCCTCGGTGATCTCCACCGTGCGCACGATGTGGTGGATCTTCCTCCTCTACACGTTCCTCGCCATCGCGGGCCTGTGGGGGGCAGGGATGCCCCTCTGGGACGCGGTGAACCACGGCATGACCGGCATCGCTACCGGCGGGTTCTCGATCTGGCCAGACGGAATCGGGCACTACCACTCCGTGGCGATCGAGATCGTCGTGATCCTCGCCATGCTCCTGGGGGCGATCAGCTTCGTCGTCCACTACCACGTGTTGCAGCACGGCCCGCGGGTCCTCTCCTCCGACGTCCAGACGCGGGCGCTCTTGCTCCTGACCGCGGGGGGAGCGCTTCTGGTGGGGGGGATGCAGCTAGGGCGCGCCCCCATGGGCACAGCATTCCGCGAGGGGACGTTCCAGTTCGCCTCTGCCTTGACCTGCACCGGCTTCCAAACCGTCCCCCTCGACGGGTGGTCGGACATCGCAAAGCTTGTTCTGACCGTGGGAATGGTGATCGGCGGGGCAGCGGGCTCCACCGCGGGCGGGATCAAGGTGATGCGGTTCCTGTTCCTCGTGCGCGGGGCAAGCTGGCAACTCAAACGTTTGGCGCGCTCCCCCGACGCACTGATCCCGCTGCGGATAGGGCATCAAGCCCTGCCTGAGCTCACCGCGTACCGCCGCATCAGCGAAGCGGGGGTGCTGGCCATGCTGTGGATGGCGTTCCTCTTCATGGGGGTGCTCCTCGTGGGATGGTTCGTCCCCGGGTTCCGACTCGCTGACCTCCTGTTCGAGGTCGCCTCGGCCCAAGGGAACGTCGGCCTGTCGGTGGGGATCACCAACCCTGGGATGCCACTTCTGGCCAAACTCGTCCTCTGCTTCAACATGTGGGTGGGGCGGTTGGAGATCATCCCCGTCTTGATGCTCTTCCGGAGCCTCGTGTCGCGTCGGATCTGA